One genomic window of Arthrobacter caoxuetaonis includes the following:
- the nrdF gene encoding class 1b ribonucleoside-diphosphate reductase subunit beta: MTEKLKLIDHVQAINWNRIQDDKDVEVWNRLVNNFWLPEKVPLSNDVQSWNTLTPEEQQLTMRVFTGLTLLDTVQATVGAVSLIPDALTPHEEAVYTNIAFMESVHAKSYSSIFSTLASTKEIDEAFRWSTENENLQKKAHIVTDYYRGDDPLKRKVASTLLESFLFYSGFYLPMYWSSRAKLTNTADLIRLIIRDEAVHGYYIGYKFQRGLETVSEERRQELKDYTYELMYELYENEVQYTHDLYDGVGLAEDVKKFLHYNANKALMNLGYEAMFPSTLTDVNPAILSALSPNADENHDFFSGSGSSYVIGKAVNTEDDDWDF, encoded by the coding sequence ATGACCGAGAAGCTCAAGCTGATCGACCACGTGCAGGCGATCAACTGGAACCGCATCCAGGACGACAAGGACGTAGAAGTCTGGAACCGCCTGGTAAACAACTTCTGGCTGCCTGAGAAGGTGCCGCTGTCCAACGACGTCCAGTCGTGGAACACGCTCACCCCGGAAGAGCAGCAGCTGACCATGCGCGTCTTCACCGGCCTGACCCTGCTGGATACCGTGCAGGCCACCGTTGGTGCCGTCTCGCTGATTCCGGATGCGCTCACCCCGCACGAGGAAGCGGTTTACACGAACATTGCGTTCATGGAGTCCGTCCACGCCAAGAGCTACTCCTCGATCTTCTCCACGCTGGCTTCCACGAAGGAAATCGACGAGGCCTTCCGCTGGTCCACGGAGAACGAGAACCTGCAGAAGAAAGCTCACATCGTCACGGACTACTACCGCGGCGATGATCCCCTGAAGCGCAAGGTGGCCTCCACCCTGCTGGAGTCCTTCCTCTTCTACTCCGGCTTCTACCTGCCGATGTACTGGTCTTCCCGGGCCAAGCTGACAAACACGGCTGACCTGATCCGCCTGATCATCCGTGACGAAGCCGTGCACGGCTACTACATCGGCTACAAGTTCCAGCGTGGCCTGGAGACGGTTTCCGAGGAACGCCGCCAGGAGCTGAAGGACTACACGTACGAGCTGATGTACGAGCTCTACGAAAACGAAGTCCAGTACACGCATGACCTGTACGACGGCGTCGGGCTGGCTGAGGACGTCAAGAAGTTCCTGCACTACAACGCCAACAAGGCGCTGATGAACCTGGGCTACGAAGCCATGTTCCCGTCCACCCTGACGGACGTGAATCCAGCGATCCTTTCGGCCCTGTCGCCGAACGCTGACGAGAACCACGACTTCTTCTCGGGGTCCGGCTCCTCCTATGTGATCGGCAAGGCCGTGAACACCGAGGACGACGACTGGGACTTCTAG
- the nrdE gene encoding class 1b ribonucleoside-diphosphate reductase subunit alpha: MTDSKELPEAYKGLGYHELNAMLNLYGKNGEIQFDADRAAARQYFLQHVNNNTVFFHDLEEKLDYLVKNDYYERETLDQYTMNFIRELYQRAYKKKFRFETFLGAFKFYTSYTLKTFDGKRYLERYEDRVCMVALHLARGDEKLAEQMVDEIIEGRFQPATPTFLNAGKKQRGELVSCFLLRIEDNMESIGRSINSALQLSKRGGGVAFALTNIREVGAPIKQIENQSSGVIPVMKLLEDSFSYANQLGARQGAGAVYLHAHHPDINRFLDTKRENADEKIRIKTLSLGVVIPDITFELAKRDEDMYLFSPYDVEKVYGMPFSDVSVTEKYYEMVDDSRIKKTKIKAREFFQTLAEIQFESGYPYIMFEDTVNRENPIDGKIIMSNLCSEILQVSQPTTYNDDLSYDQTGKDISCNLGSLNIAKTMDSPDFGRTIETAIRALTAVSDMSHIGSVPSIAKGNDQSHAIGLGQMNLHGYLARERVHYGSEEGIDFTNIYFYTVVYHAVRASNLLAIETGRTFAGFEKSKYASGEYFEKYVNQDWVPQTERVRELFENVHIPTREDWAALRDSVMAHGIYNQNLQAVPPTGSISYINNSTSSIHPVASKIEIRKEGKLGRVYYPAPYLTNDNLEFYQDAYEIGYEKIIDTYAAATQHVDQGLSLTLFFKDTATTRDINKAQIYAWRKGIKTIYYIRLRQLALEGTEVEGCVSCML, translated from the coding sequence ATGACGGACTCCAAGGAGCTGCCGGAGGCCTATAAGGGGCTTGGCTATCACGAGCTGAACGCCATGCTGAATCTCTACGGCAAGAACGGCGAAATCCAGTTCGACGCCGATCGTGCGGCTGCGCGCCAGTACTTCCTCCAGCACGTGAACAACAACACCGTGTTCTTCCACGACCTGGAAGAGAAGCTGGACTACCTGGTCAAGAACGACTACTACGAGCGCGAGACGCTGGACCAGTACACGATGAACTTCATCCGTGAGCTCTACCAGCGCGCGTACAAGAAGAAGTTCCGCTTCGAAACCTTCCTTGGTGCTTTCAAGTTCTACACCTCGTACACGCTCAAGACGTTCGACGGCAAGCGCTATCTCGAGCGCTACGAAGACCGTGTCTGCATGGTTGCCCTGCACCTGGCCCGCGGCGACGAGAAGCTGGCCGAGCAGATGGTTGACGAGATCATCGAGGGCCGCTTCCAGCCGGCGACCCCCACGTTCCTGAACGCCGGCAAGAAGCAGCGCGGCGAGCTCGTCTCCTGCTTCCTGCTGCGCATCGAAGACAACATGGAGTCGATCGGCCGTTCCATCAACTCGGCCCTGCAGCTCTCCAAGCGCGGCGGCGGCGTTGCCTTCGCGCTGACCAACATCCGCGAGGTCGGCGCGCCGATCAAGCAGATCGAGAACCAGTCCTCCGGCGTCATCCCCGTGATGAAGCTGCTCGAAGATTCCTTCTCCTACGCCAACCAGCTCGGAGCCCGCCAGGGCGCCGGTGCCGTGTACCTGCACGCCCACCACCCGGACATCAACCGGTTCCTGGACACCAAGCGGGAAAACGCGGACGAGAAGATCCGCATCAAGACCCTCTCCCTCGGCGTCGTGATTCCGGACATCACCTTCGAACTCGCCAAGCGCGACGAAGACATGTACCTCTTCTCCCCGTACGACGTCGAAAAGGTTTACGGCATGCCGTTCTCCGACGTCTCGGTTACCGAGAAGTACTACGAGATGGTCGATGACTCCCGGATCAAGAAGACCAAGATCAAGGCCCGCGAGTTCTTCCAGACCCTCGCAGAGATCCAGTTCGAATCCGGTTACCCGTACATCATGTTCGAAGACACCGTGAACCGGGAAAACCCGATTGACGGCAAGATCATCATGTCCAACCTGTGCTCGGAAATCCTCCAGGTTTCCCAGCCCACCACGTACAACGATGACCTGTCCTACGACCAGACCGGTAAGGACATCTCCTGCAACCTGGGTTCGCTGAACATCGCGAAGACCATGGATTCCCCGGACTTCGGCCGGACCATCGAGACGGCGATCCGTGCCCTGACCGCCGTGTCGGACATGAGCCACATCGGTTCGGTTCCGTCCATCGCCAAGGGCAACGACCAGTCCCACGCCATTGGCCTGGGCCAGATGAACCTGCACGGCTACCTGGCCCGCGAGCGGGTCCACTACGGCTCCGAAGAGGGCATCGACTTCACGAACATCTACTTCTACACGGTGGTCTACCACGCCGTGCGGGCGTCGAACCTGCTGGCCATCGAAACCGGCCGCACGTTCGCCGGGTTCGAGAAGTCCAAGTACGCCTCGGGCGAGTACTTCGAGAAGTACGTAAACCAGGACTGGGTGCCTCAGACCGAACGGGTACGCGAGCTCTTCGAGAACGTACACATCCCGACCCGGGAAGACTGGGCTGCGCTGCGCGACTCGGTCATGGCCCACGGCATCTACAACCAGAACCTGCAGGCTGTCCCGCCGACCGGTTCGATCTCCTACATCAACAACTCCACCTCCTCCATCCACCCGGTGGCGTCGAAGATCGAGATCCGCAAGGAAGGCAAGCTGGGCCGCGTGTACTACCCGGCTCCGTACCTGACCAACGACAACCTGGAGTTCTACCAGGATGCGTACGAAATCGGCTACGAGAAGATCATTGACACCTATGCCGCTGCCACGCAGCACGTGGACCAGGGCCTGTCCCTGACGCTGTTCTTCAAGGACACCGCCACCACGCGTGACATCAACAAGGCGCAGATCTACGCCTGGCGCAAGGGCATCAAGACCATCTACTACATCCGCCTGCGCCAGCTCGCCCTGGAAGGCACCGAAGTTGAGGGCTGCGTTTCCTGCATGCTGTAG
- the nrdI gene encoding class Ib ribonucleoside-diphosphate reductase assembly flavoprotein NrdI, translating into MTLGIAMPQAGSLEDEHRRPSDDSQNPVTAADLVYFTSASGYTGRFVDKLGREAGQIPLLTSAPTLLAQRPYVLVLPTYGGTAGQPGAAAKGAVPKQVIKFLNVESNRSLIRGVIGAGNTNFGENYCLAADIIAAKCKVPVLYRFELMGTSEDVATVNQGLEEFWTHQSQKPA; encoded by the coding sequence ATGACTTTGGGAATCGCGATGCCGCAGGCAGGTTCGTTGGAAGACGAACACCGCCGGCCATCTGACGATAGCCAAAACCCCGTCACAGCCGCAGACCTGGTGTACTTCACCTCCGCCTCGGGCTACACCGGACGGTTCGTGGACAAGCTCGGCCGCGAGGCAGGACAGATCCCGCTGCTCACCAGTGCCCCCACACTGCTGGCACAGCGGCCCTACGTACTGGTCCTGCCGACCTACGGCGGAACCGCCGGCCAGCCCGGCGCCGCAGCCAAAGGCGCCGTGCCAAAGCAGGTCATCAAGTTCCTGAACGTTGAGTCCAACCGGTCTTTGATCCGCGGAGTCATCGGCGCAGGAAATACAAACTTCGGGGAGAACTACTGCCTGGCGGCGGACATCATCGCCGCCAAATGCAAGGTCCCCGTTCTCTATAGATTTGAACTCATGGGCACGTCGGAGGACGTCGCCACGGTAAACCAAGGATTGGAAGAGTTTTGGACACATCAGTCGCAGAAGCCGGCATGA
- the nrdH gene encoding glutaredoxin-like protein NrdH, whose protein sequence is MTVTVYTKPSCVQCNATYRALDKKGIAYQSVDMSQDPEALERVRSLGFMQAPVVVTDQDSWSGFRPDKIEELAQASVTSVA, encoded by the coding sequence ATGACCGTCACGGTTTACACCAAGCCTTCTTGCGTACAGTGCAACGCCACGTACCGCGCCCTCGATAAGAAGGGCATCGCGTACCAGAGCGTGGACATGTCCCAGGACCCCGAGGCCCTTGAGCGCGTGCGTTCCCTGGGCTTCATGCAGGCTCCGGTAGTCGTGACGGACCAGGACTCCTGGTCCGGCTTCCGCCCGGACAAGATCGAAGAGCTGGCACAGGCCAGCGTTACTTCCGTCGCCTAG
- a CDS encoding LysR family transcriptional regulator, which yields MVNPVHLKTLLEVIRSGSFAAAALHLGYTASAVSQQMSALERETGTTLFERSARAAVPTEAAVVMSRHAAKVLTDMDALLAAAARAEAGTEHELRLGIFPSLATFALPRLVGSPGWRDVGINLKVFVAEPGQTTQGLRAGGELDVALVFQVGQGGLAWPATVTRQWLGDDNFRVVLPEQWGIRPGSRVSAEQLSDMPWIMHHPGTPDALVIERLFASCSLHPRVAAYCDDFNASLEMAAAGMGAALVPELAMRGSSRGVVVLDVPEIRLARSIFALLINDRQLPRTRVFLDRLAEVLQEISISPGAADA from the coding sequence ATGGTCAATCCCGTCCATCTCAAGACTCTGCTGGAAGTCATCCGCTCAGGATCCTTCGCGGCGGCGGCCCTGCACCTGGGCTACACCGCTTCCGCGGTCTCCCAGCAGATGTCCGCCCTGGAACGCGAAACCGGCACCACCCTCTTCGAGCGGTCCGCGCGGGCAGCCGTCCCCACGGAAGCCGCCGTCGTGATGTCCCGCCATGCCGCCAAGGTCCTCACGGACATGGACGCACTGCTGGCAGCTGCCGCCCGGGCCGAGGCCGGAACCGAACACGAGCTGCGCCTGGGCATCTTCCCCAGCCTGGCCACGTTCGCGCTTCCCCGCCTGGTGGGCTCACCGGGCTGGCGGGATGTGGGAATCAACCTGAAGGTCTTCGTTGCCGAGCCGGGGCAGACCACCCAGGGGCTGCGCGCAGGCGGGGAACTCGACGTCGCCCTGGTGTTCCAGGTGGGCCAGGGCGGGCTGGCGTGGCCCGCGACCGTCACCCGGCAGTGGCTCGGGGATGACAACTTCCGGGTGGTCCTGCCTGAACAGTGGGGCATCCGCCCGGGGTCCAGGGTCAGCGCCGAACAGCTTTCGGACATGCCCTGGATCATGCATCATCCCGGGACTCCTGATGCCTTGGTCATCGAGCGCCTGTTTGCCAGCTGCAGCCTCCATCCCCGGGTCGCCGCCTATTGCGATGACTTCAACGCCTCCCTGGAAATGGCAGCTGCCGGAATGGGTGCCGCCCTGGTGCCCGAGCTGGCGATGCGCGGCAGCAGCCGCGGCGTCGTCGTCCTTGACGTGCCCGAAATCCGCCTGGCCCGCAGCATCTTCGCCCTGCTGATCAACGACAGGCAGCTTCCCCGGACCCGGGTGTTCCTGGACCGGCTGGCCGAGGTCCTGCAGGAAATCAGCATTTCCCCCGGCGCCGCGGACGCCTAG
- a CDS encoding FUSC family protein, with product MALRGKKLPTPSAAAVSNRLTGMLRYTRVQLAFKAALAVAIAWSVAPLVPGVASQYPYYAPLGALVCMYPTVAGSVRAGLQTLAGLLIGIGLALIALLFGGPTVWTIALIVGLGVLLAGIPRLGAGRDYLPVAALFVLVLGGDDADGYSYGYAVQMGVGVLIGLAVNAVVFPPLHLNGAVDGLAALRLNLARQLREMGTAVGESWPPEHEDWSSRRTELISFSREVREAVQLADSGRQGNLRRRRHQRDLSADFRALRAMERVTLYVEDMTEVLATAIWSTPEETPVSHEVAGSLERAMLATAEAVETWDDQTDEYSEAVAAVQDLVRQVNSSASPDSPVDAPASLAMSLRRVLRTVRTEDDQP from the coding sequence ATGGCACTGCGAGGGAAAAAACTGCCCACACCGTCCGCCGCAGCAGTTTCCAACCGGCTCACCGGCATGCTGCGCTACACCCGCGTCCAGCTTGCGTTCAAAGCCGCACTGGCGGTGGCAATTGCCTGGAGTGTGGCACCCCTGGTTCCCGGAGTGGCCTCACAGTATCCCTACTACGCTCCACTGGGAGCGCTGGTCTGCATGTATCCCACAGTCGCGGGCAGCGTACGGGCGGGCCTGCAAACCCTAGCCGGACTCCTGATTGGCATCGGACTGGCCCTGATCGCCCTCCTCTTCGGCGGTCCGACAGTCTGGACCATCGCGCTGATCGTTGGACTCGGTGTCCTTCTGGCCGGAATCCCCCGCCTTGGTGCCGGGCGCGATTACCTGCCGGTGGCCGCCTTGTTTGTCCTGGTGCTGGGCGGCGACGATGCTGACGGATACTCCTACGGTTATGCCGTTCAAATGGGTGTGGGAGTCCTGATCGGGCTGGCGGTAAACGCCGTTGTGTTCCCTCCCCTCCACCTCAACGGCGCCGTGGACGGACTGGCGGCGCTGCGGCTGAACCTCGCCAGGCAGCTGCGTGAGATGGGAACAGCGGTCGGAGAAAGCTGGCCGCCGGAGCATGAGGACTGGTCCAGCCGGCGCACGGAGCTCATTTCCTTTAGCCGTGAGGTACGCGAAGCGGTCCAGCTGGCGGATTCCGGCAGGCAGGGCAACCTGCGCCGCAGGCGCCACCAGCGGGACCTCAGTGCTGACTTCCGCGCCCTGCGCGCCATGGAGCGGGTGACCCTCTATGTGGAGGACATGACCGAGGTCCTCGCCACTGCCATCTGGAGTACTCCAGAGGAAACACCTGTCAGCCACGAGGTAGCCGGCTCGCTGGAGCGTGCCATGCTTGCCACTGCCGAAGCCGTTGAAACCTGGGACGACCAGACGGACGAATATTCAGAGGCCGTAGCGGCGGTGCAGGACCTCGTACGGCAAGTTAACAGCTCAGCGTCCCCGGACAGTCCGGTGGATGCCCCCGCTTCGCTGGCGATGAGCCTTCGCAGGGTCCTGCGAACGGTCCGCACCGAGGACGACCAGCCCTAA
- a CDS encoding DUF2975 domain-containing protein: MNPWLPVFRRVLLPAVFLFVLLLQTMGVPFIGGELADEFPEYAYLLPPYLTVVSAGFVCMQVAVAAAWSLAGLASRGRLYTAAAVTRTAVMAAASGTATVLALLLAGHLHYVVGEGNPASLFAFGSAILAGLACTVLSISLRGRLLEGRHLETSAGPEEV; the protein is encoded by the coding sequence ATGAATCCTTGGCTGCCCGTCTTCCGCAGGGTCCTGCTGCCCGCCGTCTTCCTCTTTGTTCTGCTGCTGCAAACGATGGGAGTGCCGTTCATCGGCGGAGAGCTGGCTGATGAGTTTCCCGAGTACGCCTACCTGTTGCCTCCATATCTGACAGTCGTCAGCGCCGGTTTTGTCTGCATGCAGGTTGCAGTGGCCGCCGCGTGGAGCCTGGCTGGGCTGGCGTCCCGCGGCAGGCTGTACACAGCTGCCGCGGTAACGCGGACTGCCGTCATGGCTGCGGCAAGCGGAACAGCCACGGTGCTGGCACTGCTCCTGGCAGGCCATCTGCACTATGTGGTCGGAGAGGGTAATCCGGCGTCCCTGTTTGCCTTCGGCTCTGCCATCCTGGCCGGACTGGCCTGCACCGTGCTGAGCATCAGCCTCCGGGGACGGCTGCTGGAGGGCAGGCACTTGGAAACCTCCGCAGGGCCGGAGGAAGTTTAG
- a CDS encoding App1 family protein, which produces MPSTPVPGLPAIQRTKDQALHIGARIEDRLHAYRMNAARKRGGVQTILSFTGYGSTTWVRVLGRVVLAKPGKLSARSGESVQPLRDGVRGWRNFISPPVNEAVVCVEVGDEKHLVTADRGGVIDVVLPASLTPGWTTVTLRPEAEPEAAPAVSPVYIVDPEARTGVISDIDDTIMVTALPRPLLAAWNTFVLDEHARTPTPGMAVMMDRLVRENEGSPVFYLSTGAWNVAATLTRFITRNLYPAGPLLLTDWGPTRDRWFRSGPEHKRTQLERLAKEFPNISWLLIGDNGQHDESLYAEFSRSHPQNVRAVAIRELSPSEAVLAGGRSAGRGSEQPRDIPWIYAPDGAGMSRQLSDLGLLPEAL; this is translated from the coding sequence ATGCCTTCTACTCCCGTACCAGGATTGCCCGCCATACAACGGACCAAGGACCAGGCGCTTCATATTGGAGCGCGGATTGAGGACCGCCTTCACGCCTACCGGATGAATGCCGCACGTAAACGCGGGGGAGTGCAGACGATCCTTTCCTTCACCGGCTACGGATCGACGACGTGGGTGCGGGTCCTCGGAAGAGTGGTGCTGGCGAAACCCGGCAAGCTGTCCGCACGCAGCGGAGAAAGCGTCCAGCCACTGCGCGACGGCGTACGGGGCTGGCGGAACTTCATCAGTCCGCCGGTGAATGAAGCAGTGGTCTGCGTCGAGGTCGGAGACGAGAAACACCTGGTCACTGCCGATCGCGGCGGGGTCATCGACGTCGTGCTGCCTGCGTCCCTGACGCCGGGCTGGACCACCGTGACCCTCCGTCCCGAGGCTGAGCCCGAAGCCGCGCCGGCGGTGTCCCCCGTGTACATCGTGGACCCCGAGGCGAGGACCGGGGTGATCTCCGACATCGACGACACCATCATGGTGACGGCACTGCCGCGGCCGCTGCTGGCCGCCTGGAATACGTTTGTCCTGGACGAACATGCACGCACTCCCACGCCGGGGATGGCCGTCATGATGGACCGGCTGGTCCGTGAGAACGAGGGAAGTCCGGTGTTCTACCTTTCCACCGGCGCGTGGAACGTCGCCGCGACGCTGACGCGGTTCATCACCCGGAACCTGTATCCGGCAGGGCCCCTGCTGCTCACGGACTGGGGTCCCACGCGGGACCGCTGGTTCCGCAGCGGGCCCGAGCACAAGCGCACGCAGCTGGAGCGCCTGGCCAAGGAGTTCCCGAACATCAGCTGGCTGCTCATTGGGGACAACGGGCAGCACGATGAGTCGCTGTATGCAGAGTTCAGCCGGAGCCATCCGCAGAACGTCCGGGCGGTGGCTATCCGGGAGCTTTCCCCCAGCGAAGCCGTGCTGGCGGGCGGCCGGTCAGCCGGCAGGGGCAGTGAGCAGCCCCGGGACATTCCGTGGATCTATGCCCCCGACGGCGCCGGCATGTCGCGGCAGCTCTCCGATCTTGGCCTGTTGCCGGAAGCACTCTAG
- a CDS encoding fatty acid desaturase family protein, with the protein MSIDAQPRTTRNRENAVTSSYSALLKIIRDEGLLKRRRAFYITTFAFLCAGLIAAGTGFFLIGESWFQLLIAAALGILFTQLAFISHEASHRQVFESGPANDRAGRFLANAVVGISYQWWMNKHSRHHANPNTVGKDPDIEMDTISFQVEQAETRKGIMAWMTRRQGWLFFPLLLLEGINLHATSIKHLFSKQKVKGRYTEITMVFLRLGLYVAAVFYFLPVGMAFAFLGVQLGVFGVYMGASFAPNHKGMPLIPRDSKVDFLSRQVLTSRNITGRGMNTFMGGLNYQVEHHLFPSMPRPHLARASEIVKEHCAKHKIPYTEATLTESYAIVVRYLNRVGLSARDPFDCPVRSQYR; encoded by the coding sequence ATGAGTATTGATGCACAACCCCGTACCACCAGGAACCGCGAGAACGCCGTCACCAGCAGCTATTCAGCGCTGCTGAAGATCATTCGCGACGAAGGGCTGCTCAAACGGCGCCGTGCTTTCTACATCACCACCTTCGCGTTCCTCTGTGCCGGTCTCATCGCCGCCGGCACCGGCTTCTTCCTGATCGGTGAGAGCTGGTTCCAGCTCCTGATCGCCGCCGCACTGGGCATCCTGTTCACACAGCTCGCCTTCATTTCGCACGAAGCTTCCCACCGCCAGGTTTTCGAATCCGGACCCGCGAATGACCGGGCCGGCCGCTTCCTTGCCAACGCCGTTGTTGGTATCAGCTACCAGTGGTGGATGAATAAGCACAGCCGGCACCATGCCAACCCGAACACCGTGGGCAAGGATCCGGACATCGAGATGGACACCATCTCCTTCCAGGTGGAGCAGGCCGAAACCCGCAAGGGAATCATGGCTTGGATGACCCGCCGCCAGGGCTGGCTGTTCTTCCCGCTGTTGCTGCTTGAAGGCATCAACCTGCACGCAACGTCGATCAAGCACCTCTTCTCCAAGCAGAAGGTCAAGGGACGCTACACGGAGATCACCATGGTCTTCCTGCGCCTGGGCCTCTACGTGGCTGCGGTCTTCTACTTCCTTCCGGTTGGCATGGCGTTTGCCTTCCTCGGCGTCCAACTCGGCGTCTTCGGTGTGTACATGGGCGCGTCCTTCGCACCGAACCACAAGGGCATGCCGCTGATCCCGCGTGACTCCAAGGTCGATTTCCTCAGCCGCCAGGTCCTGACCTCACGCAACATCACCGGCCGCGGCATGAACACGTTCATGGGCGGACTGAACTACCAGGTGGAGCACCACCTGTTCCCGAGCATGCCGCGCCCGCACCTGGCCCGCGCTTCGGAAATCGTCAAGGAACACTGCGCCAAGCACAAGATCCCGTACACCGAGGCAACGCTCACTGAGTCCTATGCAATCGTGGTCCGCTACCTGAACCGCGTGGGCCTCTCCGCCCGCGACCCGTTCGACTGCCCCGTCCGCTCGCAGTACCGCTAG
- a CDS encoding patatin-like phospholipase family protein, translating into MIRVLSIDGGGIRGIIPATWLMRLEELAGKPASELFDIVVGTSTGGIIALGLTCPSKTGEPHSAAALRGLYVDHGAEIFSDFPGGGAAKAEQAGPDAPGGSGGQARYSSEPLRRYLDGYFGDRPLSAAVKPVAVVTVDLAHFAGLLFSGGGLDQGVLGDAPMATAALATSAAPTYFEPVPYTGTDGVRRLLVDGGLAANDPAFVGLTMAMVQQRRSTDNPGIVLVSLGTGVQAGGSSLEPSAVAQLAHPGQKAALEPIVETLYGAPGVLTRRLIALLLGEQYIRAQTELFPGVDHALDDASPENISGLLRTADALVSADAAVLQDLAGRLAQDG; encoded by the coding sequence GTGATCAGAGTCCTGTCCATTGACGGCGGGGGCATCCGCGGCATCATTCCTGCGACCTGGCTGATGAGGCTGGAGGAACTGGCCGGAAAGCCCGCTTCCGAGCTCTTCGACATTGTGGTGGGGACATCCACCGGAGGCATCATCGCACTGGGCCTGACGTGCCCTTCCAAAACCGGGGAGCCGCACAGCGCCGCTGCCCTCCGCGGCCTGTACGTGGACCACGGGGCGGAAATCTTCTCCGATTTCCCAGGTGGCGGAGCCGCGAAGGCCGAGCAGGCCGGCCCAGACGCACCGGGCGGGTCCGGCGGGCAGGCACGGTATTCATCCGAGCCGCTGCGCCGGTACCTGGACGGGTATTTTGGGGACCGGCCTCTCTCAGCGGCTGTAAAGCCGGTCGCTGTGGTCACCGTTGACCTGGCACACTTCGCCGGCCTCCTGTTCAGCGGAGGCGGACTTGACCAGGGCGTCCTGGGCGATGCACCCATGGCCACCGCGGCGCTGGCTACCTCGGCGGCACCCACCTATTTCGAGCCCGTGCCCTACACCGGTACGGACGGCGTTCGCCGGCTCCTGGTGGACGGAGGACTGGCTGCCAATGATCCTGCTTTTGTGGGCCTGACCATGGCGATGGTCCAGCAGCGCCGCAGCACTGATAACCCCGGGATCGTGTTGGTTTCCCTCGGCACCGGTGTACAGGCCGGCGGCAGCTCGCTGGAGCCCAGCGCCGTGGCCCAACTCGCCCACCCCGGGCAGAAGGCTGCGCTGGAACCGATCGTCGAGACCCTGTACGGGGCGCCCGGGGTGCTGACGCGCCGCCTGATCGCCCTGCTTCTGGGAGAGCAGTACATTCGCGCACAGACCGAGCTGTTTCCCGGCGTCGACCATGCCCTGGACGATGCGAGCCCGGAAAACATCAGCGGGCTGCTGCGGACGGCGGACGCCCTGGTTTCCGCAGACGCCGCAGTCCTGCAGGATCTTGCCGGCAGGCTGGCACAGGACGGTTGA
- a CDS encoding MerR family transcriptional regulator, whose amino-acid sequence MNHGTRNAAGRDFPVQEVARLAGITSRTLRHYDAVGLLPPSRIGGNGYRYYDQHALIRLQRILLLRELGLGLAEIAGVLERQGNTTDALRTHLAWLEQEKDRLARQIASVTRTITALEKGQDIMAENTFDGFDHTQYKDEVEQKWGREAYARSDEWWKNMDDGERSRWKAETEELGRAWTEAAAQGTDPTSAAAQGLAARHVDWLKSVAGAPTGPDQLSGYVRSLAGMYVADPRFAANYGGAEGAEFVRDALLVYVEGGMAD is encoded by the coding sequence ATGAATCACGGAACCCGGAACGCGGCCGGACGTGACTTTCCTGTTCAGGAGGTTGCCCGGCTCGCCGGTATCACCAGCCGGACGCTGCGGCACTATGACGCGGTAGGGCTGCTGCCACCCTCGCGGATTGGCGGCAACGGCTACCGCTACTACGACCAGCACGCCTTGATCCGGCTGCAGCGGATCCTGCTGCTGCGGGAACTGGGACTGGGCCTGGCCGAGATAGCCGGCGTGCTTGAGCGGCAGGGCAACACGACGGACGCCCTGCGGACCCACCTGGCATGGCTGGAACAGGAAAAAGACCGCCTGGCCCGGCAAATCGCCTCCGTGACGCGAACCATCACAGCTTTGGAGAAAGGACAGGACATCATGGCCGAGAACACCTTCGACGGATTCGACCACACGCAGTACAAGGACGAGGTGGAGCAGAAATGGGGCAGGGAGGCCTACGCGCGCTCCGATGAATGGTGGAAGAACATGGACGACGGCGAACGCAGCCGGTGGAAGGCCGAGACCGAAGAACTGGGCCGGGCCTGGACCGAGGCCGCCGCCCAGGGGACCGATCCGACCTCCGCCGCGGCGCAGGGCCTGGCCGCCCGCCACGTGGACTGGCTGAAGTCCGTCGCCGGCGCGCCAACCGGCCCTGATCAGCTTTCCGGGTATGTACGGAGCCTGGCGGGCATGTACGTGGCTGATCCCCGTTTCGCTGCCAACTACGGCGGGGCCGAAGGTGCAGAGTTCGTGCGCGATGCCCTCCTGGTTTACGTCGAGGGCGGCATGGCGGACTAA